A genomic stretch from Ureibacillus composti includes:
- a CDS encoding DUF881 domain-containing protein — protein MNKKIIARITIVSFIIGLMIAIQYNTVQKPTERDTRDIWEVRQELSEEKKRQSELLSEILTLSEDVKEYESSNSKNQGQVLQNTLEELKREAGLSPVSGPGLTLNIRPSMELIEFGYQVEPISPELLIRLVNEIFRFNGLYMEINGQRIVHTTAIRDINGDTTVNSIPINDTEVEIKVITESFEMAEKLYSYLYASGFQDDFYIDNLDLVINKAQDKITITKFDGELVNSYLVEENKGD, from the coding sequence GAATAAGAAAATAATCGCTAGAATAACAATTGTGTCATTTATTATTGGCTTAATGATTGCAATTCAATATAATACCGTTCAAAAACCGACTGAACGAGATACCCGCGACATTTGGGAAGTAAGACAAGAGTTATCAGAAGAGAAAAAGAGACAATCTGAATTACTTTCTGAAATATTGACTCTCAGCGAGGACGTTAAGGAATACGAAAGTTCGAACTCCAAAAATCAAGGACAAGTTTTACAAAATACACTTGAAGAGTTAAAACGTGAAGCTGGTCTTTCCCCTGTTTCCGGCCCGGGCTTGACCCTAAATATTCGACCCTCTATGGAATTAATCGAATTTGGGTATCAAGTAGAACCTATTTCTCCTGAATTACTCATCCGTTTAGTGAATGAAATATTCCGTTTTAATGGTTTATATATGGAAATCAATGGCCAAAGAATTGTTCATACTACTGCAATTCGAGATATTAATGGGGATACAACGGTTAATAGCATACCTATTAATGATACAGAGGTAGAAATAAAAGTAATTACAGAAAGCTTTGAAATGGCTGAGAAACTTTATAGTTACTTATATGCTTCAGGATTTCAAGATGATTTTTATATCGATAATCTTGATTTAGTCATTAATAAGGCACAGGATAAAATTACCATTACAAAATTTGACGGTGAACTTGTAAACTCATATTTAGTGGAAGAAAATAAAGGGGATTAG
- a CDS encoding small basic family protein, protein MWLPLLGLILGLALGLLTDIQIPAVYENYLSIAVLAALDTLFGGIRAHLQQVYDDKVFVSGFFFNIALAAGLAFLGVHLGVDLYLAAIFAFGVRLFQNIAVIRRILITKWEDRHKNGMKNQ, encoded by the coding sequence ATGTGGTTACCATTACTAGGATTAATATTAGGACTAGCCTTAGGTCTCTTAACCGATATTCAAATTCCTGCAGTTTATGAAAACTATTTATCTATTGCAGTATTAGCTGCACTTGATACATTATTTGGGGGAATACGGGCTCATTTACAACAAGTCTATGATGATAAAGTTTTTGTATCCGGATTTTTCTTTAATATCGCGTTAGCAGCAGGACTTGCATTTTTAGGAGTACATCTAGGAGTTGATCTATATTTAGCTGCGATTTTTGCCTTTGGAGTGCGGTTATTCCAGAATATAGCTGTCATTCGACGAATTTTGATAACAAAATGGGAAGACAGACATAAAAATGGGATGAAAAATCAGTAA